The genomic interval ATGTCATCATGATGCATGGATATATGGGGCAGGCTGCCCAGATAAAAAGAGACCAGGGAGCTAAGGAGATTTTGAAAGCAAATCCTGGTTTGAAACTGCTGGCCGAACAAACAGGAGAATGGGATCGTGCAAAAGCAATGTCCCTGACAGAAAACTGGATCCAGTCTTATGGATCAAAAATAAATGCCATTTTTGCTCAAAATGATGAGATGGGAATGGGGGCAGTTAAGGCACTGGAATCAGCAGGATTGAAAGGCAAAGTGTTGGTTGTGAGCGTGGATGCTATTCCAGACGCATTGCAAGCTGTAAAAAAAGGTACACTGGATGCAACTGTTTTTCAAAATGCGAAAGAGCAGGGAAGCAAATCAATTGAAGCGGCTGTAAAAGCGGCGAAGGGAGAGAAGTTTGAGAAGGAATTATTGATTCCTTTTCAGTTGGTGACGAAGGAGAATGTTGGGGAATTTTTGAAGTAGGTAAGGGAGGATTCCAGAAATTAAATGATAATAATAGTATAAACTCCAAAAATGTAATTTTTGATTTGCAAATCGAAAATTATAACCTACACCGTATATAATTTGCGGGGATACTGGCCGGGATTATTATATTCAATAGCCAAAAAGGATATTGAAAAAGAATGATCAGGCAGAGTTAAAAATGATTTATATAAACCCATAAGTGTTTGAAATGAAACAATTATTAATTTTAACCTTATTGATTTTCGTGCTGTTTTCATGCAAAAATGACGATTTAGAAGGGGGTTTTTATATGACGGCACTTGTTAACAATCAGAAATGGAAATCTCTTGAACATCTTGCAGGAGCACAGTTGGATTTTAGCAATTATGCTAATGCGCACAACTTGTTGTTAGGAGGAACAATGGAAAAGCCATTAGGTGATGGTACAATATATCGCCTAAGTACTAGCATAAATAGCCCGGTTAATAAGGGGAAGTATTATTTTAATAACAAAAAATATGAATCAAATGCCATTGGTGGAGTACAAGGAAATGTTATAGGCTACAAAAATGGTGTTGACTATTTTAATAGTGTAACTATTACTGGGTTTGTTGAAATAACGATTTTGACTGATCATGAAGTAGGAGGTAATTTCGAGTACCAGGCTGTTACATATAATCCGGGGAGTGAAAATGGAGTAGATACAGTCAAAGTGAAAAATGGACGCTTTTACGTTCCGATCGTAATGGTTAGTGGCCGAGAGTGGAAGGCTCCAAAATAATTGATAGAAAATAAAGAAAGACTTCGCATTTACTGAGTAGAAATTTTTACAGTTTAGAAAACTTGTGGTAAGTGATGAGCACCTCTTAGGTTTTGAATGATCCTCTAAAATTCTAAAATTTTGGTAATTAAATACTACAAATAGTAAACACACCCCAAAAACTTCTTTTATCTGCGGCAGCTCTTTTAGCCGCATTTTTTATATCCTGAAACCAACCATATTTCTTCATGAATACTTTCAATATTAATCGCCGGAGTTTTCTTCATGGTGCCACGGCAACACTCGCACTTTCAGCTTTTGGTGCGAGAGGTATGGATTTGATTAATCCTGCAAAAACACTTCGGGTTGCATTAATTGGTACTGGTTGGTATGGGAAAAGTGATTTGTTCAGATTAATACAGGTAGTTCCGGTGGAGGTCGTTGCACTTTGTGATGTAGATAAAAACCAGCTGAATGAAGCCGGGAAGCTCGTTAGCCAGCGTCAGAAATCAGGTAAGACACCGAAATTGTATGGTGATTATAATAAATTACTGGCGGAAAATGAACTGGACATTGTACTGATTGGCACACCCGATCACTGGCACGCTCTGCAAATGATTGACGCGGTAAAAGCCGGTGCACATGTGTATGTGCAAAAGCCGATCAGTGTGGATGTAATGGAAGGTGAAGCGATGGTTGCGGCTGCAAGAAAATACAAAAAAGTGGTTCAGGTTGGAACACAGCGAAAAAGTACGCCACACCTGATTGATGCCAAGAAAAATATTGTAGATGCAGGCTTGTTAGGCAAAATTTCACATGTTGAAATGTGTTGTTATTACCACATGAGAAACAATGGAAATCCGCCGGTTGAAGCGGTTCCTGAATTCCTGGATTATGAAAAATGGACGGGGCCGGCCCCGTTACGGCCATATGATGGTTTGCCGCACGTACGCTGGTGGCGAACTTTTATGGAATATGGCAATGGAATTACGGGTGATATGTGTGTACATATGTTCGATACGGTGCGCTGGATGCTGAAATTAGGCTGGCCAGCTAAGATTAGTTCGACCGGAGGTATTTATGTTCAAAAAGAAGGCAAATCCAATATTTCGGATACCCAATCTGCTATTTTCGAATATCCTGAACTGAACTGTGTATGGCAGCACCGTACCTGGGGAACACCAAATAACCCGGATTATCCATGGTCGTTTACACTGTATGGTGAAAAGGGGACTTTATGGGCAAGTACTATGGCCTATGATTTTATTCCTGAGGGGAAAGGTGAAAAAATCCACAAAGACGTTGTTTATGAAAAAGAAAAATATCCTGAGGACTTAAAAGAAGATAAAATTGAGCTGAATGCTGCTCCGGCAACGAGACTGCATATGCTGGATTTTCTGAGTGCAATTGACAACAGCAGCAAGCCAATAGCCGATATTGAAGAAGGGCATATTTCAACTGCAAGCTGTATCCTGGCTAATTTGTCAATGAAGACCGGGCGTTCGATTGTTTATGATCCCGTGAAACGGGAAATTGCTGGCGACCGCGAAGCAAATGCATTGCTTGCCAGGGCCTACCGCGATCCGTACAAACATCCGGATTACAGAAAGGTCTAAGTATTTAACCGCAATGGGCGCAATAATTTTCAATAGAATCTATCGCACCCATTGCAATTAAATTTTAACTCAAAACACTCCTAAACCAAGAAAATTTTTGAACCCGTATACCAACTGTATTTGTTTATAAGTTAAATAGATATTGTTATCCGAACTTTAAACTTTAACCCTCGGAAACAGTCAGATAACTAATAAACTAAACTTTCAAAACAGAATGAAAAACATAGTGAATCGGGCGAAATCTATCGCTCTGGTGGTTGTGGCGGGTATTTTAATGTTTGCGTGCAGTCAGGCTTTACAAGTAAGTTATGATTATGATTCGTCGGTTAATTTAAAGCAGTTCAAAACCTTTAAAGTGGAGTCCGAACATAATATGGAAACGGACCCGTTATTAGGCAGTGAACTGAACAGAAGGCGATTGGGAGATGCCGTAGTAGAAGTAATGCAGTCGAAAGGATACAAATTGGATCAGAATAATCCTGAAATTATTGTAAGGTTTATGACCGACGTAAAGGATCGCCAGCAGGTACGTTCCAATAATATGTACTCGCCATATATGTGGTGGTACGGTGGCGGAAATAACATTTCTACATACAATTACCAGGAAAGCCGTTTTATCCTGAATATTTATCAGAAAAACAGTGATAAAATGATCTGGCAGGGATGGGCGTCAGGGAAGGTGAAAGCGCCTACCAAAAAAGATGACCGGGAAACAATGGTAAAAAATACGATGACAGACATCCTGAGAACTTTCCCGGAAGCAACTTTGGATACGTATAGCAGGAAATAATAGTTTGTAAAGCAAAAAAGGGGTTATGGAAACATGAGGTCGCTGAAAAAGTCCTCTTGTATCTGAGTCAGAAAAAGGAGTAGGAAATTAAGTTTTTCTGCTCCTTTTTTGGAATCTTAAGGTGGATTTAGAAAGGGATTCAGATGTAAAATCTGTCCCTTAAGTGAGAACTGCTACAAGCGGAGGGCAAAAATGAAATCCTATTCAGTGAGCGTAAAATCTGACTCGCATCTTCAACAGACAGCCTTTCAGGAAACTGACTATTACAAAGAGAAAATAAAACACCGGTATAAGATCGAAGCAAAAAACAGTGAATTAAAGAACGTTCATGGCTATAGACGTGCAACATCTTATGGAATTGAAAATATGCAGATGCAGGGAGCGTTAGCCATCTTCGCGGTAAATCTGAAAAGAATTATCAAACTAACCCACTAGGCTGGCAAAACCAAAGACAAACACTGATAAACCTAAATTCGAACATTTTGAGACGGTAGTCCATTTGCAGATCGCATTTAAACAATAAAAAACGATCAAATAAAATAAATTTTACCTGACCTCTTTGGGAGTCCTAAAATTGAGAAGCTTTTTCAGTTCCCTCTGGAAACATAGCCTCTTTTTTTATGCGCTCTGATTTATATTGAAATAAAGTCGCTTTAATTTTTTGAGAAAGGATTTTGGAAAAGCACGTCAAAAGCCAGATAGGAGACAGGATCAAAATGTCCGCCGGCCTTAAATTGTTCCATTAAGCCCAGATCCAGAACGACATCTGATTTGAAAACATGGCGGAAATAAATAGAAAACCGGTCTTCGGTAAAATGGTAATTGGACCAGTTATGATGATGATCCGCAGGTAAAGTTGCAGAATACTCGTCAATTGCCGTAAGTAGTTCATTTCCGCCTACGAGAAAATTTGTTTTGGACTTATTAATAGGCAGGCTCGTTTGTGCTTTGACTCGAAAGCGTAACTCAACCGGCATGGTTGATGGCGTCCAGTTTGGTGAATAAAAGGTGCGAAACTCCGGACGAAACGAATAATTCATTGCAAAATGGCCTAACTGCTGTTTATAATAAAGGCGCCCGTAGTAACGCAATTCGTAACGATAAGATGGATTTTTCAATTCGTATGGTGCTTCTTCCTCGTATTTGTTCTGTAAACGGATACTTGTACAAAGTGATGCCTGCCAAGTATTGTTAAATTTGTACTGAACGGCCTGATCGTATACTCCAATACTTTGCTTCTTAACCGGCGACCAGCTGTCAGGATCACTCATTCTTGCTCCTCCCAAATAAGCAATTACCGTCCATTTTGGATTTAATACCTGGTTAATACCAACTGCACCCCAGGCCACAATTTTTGTGCCGTCCAGACCGGGAGGGGATAATTGAGCCAGGGCAGGAAGCATTGTAATAAAAGAAAGGAATGTAATGTGAGTGATGTATTTTTTCATTTATAGAAGTATAATGTTGGCAACCAAAAACAACAATTATAATAGAACTAACTATACATTAACCAGTTTTGGTTCAGAAATTAAATATTTAATGGAAAACCAAGTCCTTATGAAGATTTCCGATCATTTCAATTGACAAGCCACGTTTTCGGTTTAGCACTTCTGAAACATTGCCTTTATTACCTATGTAAGGTACAAGATCAGTTGCCTTTAATCCCATTTCCTCCATACGTATTTTTATATATTCAATAGGATCAGGTTCTTCTACTGGATAATTTTCTTCTTCATATTTATTAACAATTAAAGCAGGCAAAGCTAATTCGTTAGCTTCCTTACTACCCTTCGGAGCATCGAATAATAAATCAACACGTTTTATAATCTGATTATACTCTTTTTCTGATTCTATTTATAGCTGATAACATTCATTGATGTGTATATTTATTTCTTAGAAATATTACCTATTCGCCTGCCTTCTGCAGAGCTGCATCCAGCGATTTGTTATTTGGAAATTCCTGTGCGATCCAGCGATTGATAATTTTTCCATTAGCATCTGCAACCAGAAACGGATAGCGTATATCAATGGCGTATTTTTCTTTCAAAAGTTCAATGTTTTCGTCTGATGCCCAAAGGTGCTTTGTTCCGGGACGGTCAACGGCATATTTTTTCCACATGTGCAGAGGCAAGTCAGGCGTTACTGAGATGTACACGAATGTTGCTTTGTCCTTATATTTTTCTTCCATTGCTTTCAAACCTGGTTCGTGTTGTCCGATGCTGAAAGAAAATACAATACAAACCGGTTTTCCTTTCAGCTGGCTCAAAGCGACAGAAACACTATCCTTGTTGAGTAAAGTTACTTCCGGGATGATTGCTCCCGGCTGCAGTGTTTCCTTGGTCCGGATTAGTTTAGAAATATATTCTGAGTAAGGTGATTGTGGAAATGCGGACTTATAATCGGCAAGAAGTAATTGGCTGGTTTCCAGTGTAGGAATAGCCGTAGCAGCGTAATTAAGCCAGTAGGTCAGGAGATATTCCTTTTGTTTTGGGTAACTCTGTAACTTTTCTTTACTGAATGCATACACATCTTTCAGAGCTTCCGGGCTGATTTCGTAACGCGTGTCAGCCGCCAAAGGAAATTTACGTGTAGATGGTATCATAACCCAATTGCGC from Dyadobacter sp. NIV53 carries:
- a CDS encoding sugar ABC transporter substrate-binding protein translates to MKHILLPGFLFLSILLSGCNQSKNDDSGKADSGKKLVIGATMLSMQNEFVVNVADEMEAKAKELGVELIVVDAERSSLKQVEQVESFIAQGVDAIILNPCEVEASSPAVKLAMDARIPIINVNSETTAKPTAFVGSDDTESARIAMKYIAEKLGGKGNVIMMHGYMGQAAQIKRDQGAKEILKANPGLKLLAEQTGEWDRAKAMSLTENWIQSYGSKINAIFAQNDEMGMGAVKALESAGLKGKVLVVSVDAIPDALQAVKKGTLDATVFQNAKEQGSKSIEAAVKAAKGEKFEKELLIPFQLVTKENVGEFLK
- a CDS encoding Gfo/Idh/MocA family protein, whose product is MNTFNINRRSFLHGATATLALSAFGARGMDLINPAKTLRVALIGTGWYGKSDLFRLIQVVPVEVVALCDVDKNQLNEAGKLVSQRQKSGKTPKLYGDYNKLLAENELDIVLIGTPDHWHALQMIDAVKAGAHVYVQKPISVDVMEGEAMVAAARKYKKVVQVGTQRKSTPHLIDAKKNIVDAGLLGKISHVEMCCYYHMRNNGNPPVEAVPEFLDYEKWTGPAPLRPYDGLPHVRWWRTFMEYGNGITGDMCVHMFDTVRWMLKLGWPAKISSTGGIYVQKEGKSNISDTQSAIFEYPELNCVWQHRTWGTPNNPDYPWSFTLYGEKGTLWASTMAYDFIPEGKGEKIHKDVVYEKEKYPEDLKEDKIELNAAPATRLHMLDFLSAIDNSSKPIADIEEGHISTASCILANLSMKTGRSIVYDPVKREIAGDREANALLARAYRDPYKHPDYRKV
- a CDS encoding DUF4136 domain-containing protein, yielding MKNIVNRAKSIALVVVAGILMFACSQALQVSYDYDSSVNLKQFKTFKVESEHNMETDPLLGSELNRRRLGDAVVEVMQSKGYKLDQNNPEIIVRFMTDVKDRQQVRSNNMYSPYMWWYGGGNNISTYNYQESRFILNIYQKNSDKMIWQGWASGKVKAPTKKDDRETMVKNTMTDILRTFPEATLDTYSRK
- a CDS encoding DUF2490 domain-containing protein; the protein is MKKYITHITFLSFITMLPALAQLSPPGLDGTKIVAWGAVGINQVLNPKWTVIAYLGGARMSDPDSWSPVKKQSIGVYDQAVQYKFNNTWQASLCTSIRLQNKYEEEAPYELKNPSYRYELRYYGRLYYKQQLGHFAMNYSFRPEFRTFYSPNWTPSTMPVELRFRVKAQTSLPINKSKTNFLVGGNELLTAIDEYSATLPADHHHNWSNYHFTEDRFSIYFRHVFKSDVVLDLGLMEQFKAGGHFDPVSYLAFDVLFQNPFSKN
- a CDS encoding type II toxin-antitoxin system HigA family antitoxin; this translates as MPALIVNKYEEENYPVEEPDPIEYIKIRMEEMGLKATDLVPYIGNKGNVSEVLNRKRGLSIEMIGNLHKDLVFH
- a CDS encoding redoxin family protein, which translates into the protein MTLANFKILPDDALLSQSYRDELRNWVMIPSTRKFPLAADTRYEISPEALKDVYAFSKEKLQSYPKQKEYLLTYWLNYAATAIPTLETSQLLLADYKSAFPQSPYSEYISKLIRTKETLQPGAIIPEVTLLNKDSVSVALSQLKGKPVCIVFSFSIGQHEPGLKAMEEKYKDKATFVYISVTPDLPLHMWKKYAVDRPGTKHLWASDENIELLKEKYAIDIRYPFLVADANGKIINRWIAQEFPNNKSLDAALQKAGE